In one Saccharibacillus brassicae genomic region, the following are encoded:
- the lpdA gene encoding dihydrolipoyl dehydrogenase, protein MVVGDASLDIDTLVIGAGPGGYVAAIRAAQLGQQVLIVDKAELGGVCLNRGCIPSKALISAAHSFENAQHGEAFGITASDVKVDFAKTQEFKNGVVKKMTNGVSGLLKGNNVEVFNGECMFINENEARVFNDHESPRYRFKNCIIATGSRPIELKPFPFGGRILSSTEALNLPEIPKSLIVIGGGYIGAELGQMYAKFGTKVTIIEGLDTVLPGFDKDMTNLVSKTMKKNGIEIHANAKAESATQTDKDVTVKFSVGGESQEITADYLLVTVGRRPNTDGELGLDMIGVELDERGLIKVDQQGRTSIPHIFAIGDIVPGLALAHKASYEGKVAAEAIAGHPAVVDYKCMPAVVFTDPECSSVGLTEKEAKEKGFNVVAGKFSYGGNGRAVSLNHPEGFVKIVAEESTGVVLGSQIVGLEATNMIAEMGLAVEMGATLEDLALTIHAHPTLGEIVMEAAELVLGNPIHAIAPKKR, encoded by the coding sequence ATGGTAGTAGGAGACGCTTCCCTGGATATTGACACATTGGTAATCGGTGCCGGACCCGGCGGCTATGTAGCCGCCATCCGCGCCGCTCAACTGGGACAACAGGTTCTGATCGTGGACAAAGCCGAACTCGGCGGTGTCTGCCTCAACCGCGGTTGTATTCCTTCCAAAGCTCTGATCTCGGCTGCGCACAGCTTCGAAAACGCGCAGCACGGCGAAGCTTTCGGCATTACGGCAAGCGACGTTAAAGTCGATTTCGCCAAAACCCAAGAGTTCAAAAACGGCGTCGTCAAGAAAATGACGAACGGCGTAAGCGGACTGCTCAAAGGCAACAACGTTGAAGTCTTCAACGGCGAATGCATGTTCATCAACGAAAACGAAGCACGCGTATTCAACGATCACGAATCGCCGCGCTACCGTTTTAAGAACTGCATCATCGCGACGGGTTCCCGTCCGATCGAATTGAAGCCTTTCCCGTTCGGCGGACGCATCCTGTCGTCGACCGAAGCGCTGAACCTGCCTGAGATTCCGAAAAGCCTTATCGTCATCGGCGGCGGCTATATCGGTGCCGAGCTGGGCCAGATGTACGCGAAGTTCGGCACGAAAGTGACGATCATCGAAGGTCTGGACACGGTTCTGCCTGGTTTTGACAAAGACATGACGAACCTCGTGTCGAAAACCATGAAGAAAAACGGCATCGAGATTCACGCGAATGCCAAAGCCGAAAGCGCAACGCAAACGGACAAAGACGTAACCGTGAAATTCTCGGTAGGCGGAGAAAGCCAGGAAATCACGGCTGACTACCTGCTCGTAACGGTTGGACGTCGTCCAAACACCGACGGCGAACTGGGTCTGGACATGATCGGCGTTGAGCTCGACGAGCGCGGCCTGATCAAAGTCGACCAACAAGGCCGTACCAGCATTCCGCATATCTTCGCAATCGGCGATATCGTGCCTGGCCTCGCGCTGGCACATAAAGCTTCGTACGAAGGTAAAGTGGCTGCCGAAGCGATTGCCGGACATCCGGCTGTCGTCGATTACAAGTGCATGCCTGCCGTGGTCTTCACGGATCCGGAATGCTCCAGCGTCGGCCTGACCGAAAAAGAAGCCAAAGAAAAAGGCTTCAACGTCGTGGCAGGTAAATTCAGCTACGGCGGCAACGGCCGTGCCGTATCGCTGAACCATCCGGAAGGCTTCGTGAAAATCGTAGCCGAAGAAAGCACCGGCGTCGTATTGGGCAGCCAAATCGTCGGTCTGGAAGCGACGAACATGATCGCCGAAATGGGTCTCGCCGTCGAAATGGGCGCAACCCTGGAAGATTTGGCCCTGACTATCCACGCTCACCCGACACTGGGCGAAATCGTGATGGAAGCGGCCGAGCTGGTTTTGGGTAACCCGATCCACGCAATCGCTCCTAAAAAACGCTAA
- a CDS encoding 2-oxo acid dehydrogenase subunit E2, whose translation MAKFEYKFPELGEGLHEGEIVKMHIKAGDKVTDDDIIMEVQNDKAVVEVPCPVNGTVLEVRAADGEVHHVGDVIAIIEAEGELPHNDEETAPGPQADAAQESNAAVGGVDTKSSPATADPSESQASSSQGSASNKFAYKFPELGEGLHEGEIVKMHIKVGDKVTDDDIIMEVQNDKAVVEVPCPVNGTVLEVRVADGEVHHVGDIVAIIAVEGEMPEGSEMIEESAPAAEANAPTATSPVAAPAAASSREVLATPSVRKFAREESVDLSQVQGTGKNGKISREDVENFKKNGGQAPAAAEAAPAAASTEAPAAAKSEAPAKAASAPAASASAADEERVPFKGIRKAISNAMVKSAYTAPHVTIMDEVDVTELVAFRTRMKPLAEKKGIKVTYLPFIVKALVAAVREFPALNASIDEAANEIVYKKHYDIGIATDTENGLIVPVVKDADRKSVFKIAESISDLAKRGRDGKLAPNEMRGSTISITNIGSAGGMFFTPIINYPEVAILGTGRISEKAIVRNGEIVAAPMMALSLSFDHRLIDGATAQNCMNYLKSLLANPELMVMEV comes from the coding sequence GTGGCAAAATTCGAATATAAATTCCCAGAACTCGGCGAAGGCCTGCACGAAGGCGAAATCGTCAAAATGCACATCAAAGCCGGAGACAAAGTCACCGACGACGACATTATCATGGAAGTGCAAAACGATAAAGCGGTTGTCGAAGTGCCTTGCCCGGTAAACGGCACGGTACTCGAAGTTCGCGCAGCGGACGGAGAAGTTCACCATGTGGGCGACGTGATCGCGATCATCGAAGCCGAAGGCGAACTGCCGCATAACGACGAAGAAACGGCACCGGGTCCGCAAGCGGACGCGGCTCAAGAATCCAACGCTGCGGTAGGCGGCGTGGATACGAAGTCTTCGCCGGCGACAGCCGATCCGTCGGAATCGCAAGCTTCTTCTTCGCAAGGTTCGGCAAGCAACAAATTCGCCTACAAGTTCCCGGAACTCGGCGAAGGCCTGCATGAAGGCGAAATCGTCAAAATGCATATCAAAGTCGGAGACAAAGTTACCGATGACGACATCATCATGGAAGTGCAAAACGACAAAGCGGTCGTCGAAGTACCTTGTCCGGTAAACGGCACCGTACTCGAAGTTCGCGTAGCGGACGGAGAAGTTCACCACGTTGGCGACATCGTGGCGATCATCGCCGTTGAAGGCGAAATGCCGGAAGGTTCGGAAATGATCGAAGAATCGGCTCCGGCCGCCGAAGCGAACGCTCCGACCGCAACTTCCCCGGTTGCCGCTCCTGCAGCAGCATCGAGCCGCGAAGTGCTTGCAACGCCAAGCGTACGCAAGTTCGCCCGCGAAGAAAGCGTCGATCTGAGCCAGGTTCAAGGCACAGGCAAGAACGGCAAAATCTCGCGTGAAGACGTCGAGAACTTCAAGAAAAACGGCGGACAAGCTCCAGCCGCAGCAGAAGCCGCTCCGGCTGCCGCTTCGACCGAAGCTCCGGCTGCCGCAAAATCGGAAGCTCCGGCAAAAGCGGCATCCGCGCCTGCAGCATCGGCATCCGCTGCCGACGAAGAGCGCGTACCGTTCAAAGGCATCCGCAAAGCCATCTCGAACGCGATGGTCAAATCGGCTTACACGGCTCCGCACGTTACGATCATGGACGAAGTCGACGTAACCGAACTGGTCGCTTTCCGTACCCGCATGAAACCGCTGGCCGAGAAGAAAGGCATCAAAGTCACTTACCTGCCGTTCATCGTCAAGGCTCTGGTTGCCGCTGTACGCGAATTCCCGGCTCTGAACGCTTCGATCGACGAAGCGGCCAACGAAATCGTCTACAAAAAGCACTATGACATCGGCATCGCGACAGACACCGAAAACGGTCTGATCGTACCGGTCGTCAAAGACGCCGACCGCAAAAGCGTGTTCAAGATCGCGGAATCGATCAGCGATCTGGCCAAACGCGGCCGCGACGGCAAGCTTGCTCCGAACGAGATGAGAGGCAGCACGATCTCCATCACGAATATCGGTTCCGCAGGCGGCATGTTCTTCACGCCGATCATTAACTATCCGGAAGTGGCAATCCTCGGTACGGGCCGCATCAGCGAAAAAGCTATCGTAAGAAACGGCGAAATCGTAGCCGCTCCGATGATGGCTCTGTCCCTGAGCTTCGACCACCGTCTGATCGACGGCGCTACTGCACAAAATTGCATGAACTATCTTAAATCCCTGCTCGCTAATCCCGAGCTGATGGTAATGGAGGTATAA
- a CDS encoding glutamate synthase subunit beta: MSTPTGFMEYKRQLPTDRNPLERIKDWEEFHKHMSEEELRTQGARCMDCGTPYCHVGVNMSGGTSGCPVHNLIPEWNNLVYRGLWREALDRLHKTNNFPEFTGRICPAPCEGSCTVGLIGQPVTIKSIEEAIIEKGFAEGWVQPEPPKHRTGKKIAVVGSGPAGLACAAQLNKAGHSVTVYERSDRIGGLLTYGIPSMKLEKDIVQRRVDLLAAEGITFITSTEIGKDIPAQQLTDEFDAVVLCGGATKPREFNIEGSHLKGVTYAMDFLNGTIKSYLDSNLENGEYISAAGKDVIVIGGGDTGSDCVATSLRHGCSSITQFGTHNKAPLERDILANPWPQFPNVYTLDYAQEEAKAIFGDDPREFSIMTTKFVGDDEGNLKELHTVQIQRIVDENGRKIYAPIEGTEKVFPAQMALIAIGFDGPEQTLANQLGLQTDRWTNVKAKYGEYKTNSDKVFAAGDMRRGQSLVVWAINEGREAAREVDKFLMGATVLV, translated from the coding sequence ATGTCTACACCTACTGGATTTATGGAATATAAGCGTCAGCTGCCAACGGATCGCAATCCGCTTGAACGCATCAAAGATTGGGAAGAATTCCATAAACATATGTCGGAAGAAGAACTGCGTACGCAGGGAGCGCGCTGCATGGACTGCGGAACGCCGTACTGCCACGTGGGCGTGAACATGAGCGGCGGCACTTCCGGCTGCCCGGTGCACAACCTGATTCCGGAGTGGAACAACCTGGTCTATCGGGGATTGTGGAGAGAGGCACTCGACCGTCTGCATAAAACGAATAACTTCCCGGAATTTACCGGCCGCATCTGTCCGGCTCCGTGCGAAGGTTCTTGTACCGTCGGCTTGATCGGCCAGCCGGTTACGATCAAGAGCATCGAAGAAGCGATTATCGAAAAAGGGTTTGCGGAAGGTTGGGTACAGCCCGAACCGCCCAAACACCGCACCGGCAAAAAGATTGCTGTTGTCGGCTCGGGACCTGCGGGCCTGGCCTGCGCGGCGCAGCTGAACAAAGCGGGACATTCCGTGACCGTCTACGAGCGTTCCGACCGCATCGGCGGCCTGCTGACGTACGGCATTCCGTCCATGAAGCTCGAAAAGGACATCGTGCAGCGCCGCGTCGACCTGCTGGCGGCCGAAGGCATCACGTTCATTACGTCGACGGAAATCGGCAAAGACATTCCGGCGCAGCAGCTGACGGACGAATTCGACGCCGTCGTACTTTGCGGCGGTGCAACGAAACCGCGTGAATTCAACATCGAAGGCAGCCATCTCAAAGGCGTGACGTACGCGATGGACTTCCTGAACGGAACGATCAAAAGTTACCTTGATTCCAATCTGGAAAACGGCGAATACATTTCGGCGGCGGGCAAAGACGTGATCGTCATCGGCGGCGGCGACACCGGTTCCGACTGCGTGGCGACTTCGCTGCGTCACGGCTGCAGCAGCATTACCCAGTTCGGCACGCACAACAAAGCGCCGCTGGAACGCGACATTCTGGCCAACCCGTGGCCGCAGTTCCCGAACGTGTACACGCTCGATTATGCGCAGGAAGAAGCGAAAGCGATCTTCGGCGACGATCCGCGCGAGTTCTCGATCATGACGACGAAGTTCGTCGGCGACGACGAAGGCAATCTCAAAGAACTGCATACGGTGCAAATTCAGCGGATCGTCGACGAAAACGGCCGCAAAATCTACGCACCGATCGAAGGAACCGAGAAAGTGTTCCCGGCTCAAATGGCGCTGATCGCGATCGGCTTCGACGGACCGGAGCAGACGCTGGCGAATCAGCTCGGCCTGCAAACGGACCGCTGGACGAACGTCAAAGCCAAATACGGCGAATACAAAACGAATTCCGACAAAGTGTTTGCCGCAGGCGATATGCGCCGCGGACAAAGCCTCGTCGTCTGGGCGATCAACGAAGGCCGCGAAGCGGCTCGCGAAGTGGACAAGTTCCTGATGGGAGCCACGGTTCTCGTCTAA
- a CDS encoding thiamine diphosphokinase gives MNDTRVIIVSGGLWTDDYLDYIRPGDLLIGADRGALMLIERGLRPDIAVGDFDSVSPEDAERIRVLSGRIDTCDPVDKNYTDTELAFELALNERPSEIVMLGVTGGRMDHTLANVQLLIRALRRQVVCTIRDRNNYIQLTGSQLVVEDRGFTYVSLIPATMEVSGVTLEGFEYPLENATLRQGQSLSVSNKLSGPSGTVSIESGLLLVIQSRD, from the coding sequence ATGAACGACACACGCGTCATTATCGTATCCGGCGGATTGTGGACCGACGACTATCTGGATTATATCCGCCCCGGCGACCTGCTCATCGGAGCCGACCGCGGCGCTCTCATGCTGATCGAACGCGGGCTTCGCCCGGATATCGCGGTAGGCGATTTCGATTCGGTCTCGCCCGAAGACGCGGAGCGCATCCGCGTGCTCAGCGGACGGATCGACACCTGCGACCCGGTCGACAAAAATTATACGGACACGGAACTCGCTTTCGAGCTGGCGTTGAACGAGCGGCCGTCGGAGATCGTCATGCTCGGCGTGACGGGCGGACGGATGGACCATACGCTGGCCAACGTGCAGCTGCTTATTCGCGCGCTGCGCCGGCAGGTAGTCTGCACGATCCGCGACCGCAACAACTATATTCAGCTGACCGGCAGCCAACTGGTCGTCGAAGACCGCGGATTTACATACGTGTCCCTCATTCCCGCCACGATGGAAGTGAGCGGGGTTACGCTGGAAGGTTTCGAGTATCCGCTCGAGAACGCGACGCTTCGCCAGGGGCAATCGTTGTCCGTCAGCAACAAGCTGTCGGGCCCCTCGGGCACCGTCTCGATCGAAAGCGGATTGTTATTGGTCATTCAGAGCCGGGATTGA
- a CDS encoding helix-turn-helix domain-containing protein — MDIGSKLRYLRKARHLSSVELAQRANVSQSSISDIECNRRSPRLNTLSSLSRALGIPLSELLPVDDLLEHPLKEEERQLLDLFGRMNESQQQNLLELLQSFSAKS; from the coding sequence ATGGATATCGGAAGCAAACTGCGCTATTTGCGCAAAGCACGTCATCTCTCCTCGGTCGAACTCGCTCAACGTGCGAACGTCTCTCAATCCTCGATCAGCGATATCGAATGCAATCGTCGCTCTCCCCGGCTCAATACGTTAAGCAGCCTCAGCCGCGCGCTGGGCATCCCTTTGTCGGAGCTGCTCCCGGTCGACGATCTGCTTGAACATCCTCTAAAAGAAGAAGAACGGCAGCTGCTCGATCTGTTCGGCCGCATGAACGAATCGCAGCAGCAGAATTTGTTGGAGCTGCTCCAAAGTTTTTCCGCAAAATCATGA
- a CDS encoding dihydrofolate reductase, with amino-acid sequence MPTITLIWAQDENGLIGRDNTLPWRLPADMAYFKRETLGKPVVMGRKTWESFGSRPLKDRPNLVLTRDVSYAAEGAQVVHTAEEALSAADGEEVMIIGGSQVYELFLPLADRLRVTRVHEAFAGDTHFPELDWSGWTLVHTEEGVQDEKNTYRYVFEIYERSTQNAN; translated from the coding sequence ATGCCGACAATTACGCTTATTTGGGCCCAGGACGAGAACGGGCTGATCGGTCGGGATAACACGCTTCCGTGGCGCCTGCCGGCCGATATGGCTTATTTCAAACGCGAAACGCTGGGCAAGCCGGTAGTGATGGGACGCAAAACGTGGGAGTCGTTCGGTTCCAGACCGCTCAAAGATCGTCCGAACCTCGTGCTGACGCGCGATGTTTCTTATGCCGCGGAAGGGGCGCAGGTTGTGCATACGGCCGAAGAAGCGCTCTCTGCCGCAGATGGGGAAGAAGTGATGATCATCGGCGGGTCGCAGGTGTACGAGCTGTTCCTGCCGCTGGCCGATCGGCTGCGCGTGACGCGGGTACATGAAGCTTTTGCAGGGGACACGCATTTTCCGGAGCTAGACTGGTCGGGCTGGACGCTCGTGCACACGGAAGAAGGCGTGCAGGACGAGAAGAACACGTACCGTTACGTTTTTGAGATTTACGAACGTTCTACACAAAATGCAAATTAA
- the pdhA gene encoding pyruvate dehydrogenase (acetyl-transferring) E1 component subunit alpha, with protein sequence MSKVPYEVYTEEVEALSVLSPDGEIVNEALMPVLTDDQLKEVMRRMVFTRTWDERAINLGRQGRLGFYAPVSGQEATMVGSEFALEKEDFVCPGYRDIPQLVWHGLPLYQAFLYSRGHQHGGQIPEGVNVLMPQIIIGAQILHAMGIAMGFKLKKQKQVAITYTGDGGSSEGDFYEGLNYAGVYKLPVIFFVQNNGYAITTPFAKQTAALSIAHKAVAAGIKGVKIDGMDVLAVIKSVQDAAERGRNGEGATLIEAVTYRFKPHSLSDDTSKYRTKEEEGQWSEKDPLTRFAKYLEKKGLWTADDTERVRAEAKETVAEQIKKAEKTEKMTVSGLIDSMFEHTPKHLEEQKADFQ encoded by the coding sequence ATGAGCAAGGTTCCTTATGAAGTGTATACGGAAGAAGTCGAGGCTCTTTCCGTTCTGTCGCCGGATGGCGAAATTGTTAACGAAGCATTGATGCCGGTTCTGACCGACGATCAATTAAAAGAAGTTATGCGTCGCATGGTATTTACCCGTACTTGGGACGAGCGCGCAATCAACCTGGGCCGTCAAGGCCGCCTCGGTTTCTACGCACCGGTATCCGGTCAGGAAGCGACGATGGTCGGCAGCGAATTCGCTCTGGAAAAAGAAGATTTCGTCTGCCCGGGCTACCGTGACATCCCGCAGCTCGTATGGCATGGACTTCCGCTGTACCAAGCATTCCTGTACTCCCGCGGTCACCAGCACGGCGGACAGATTCCGGAAGGCGTAAACGTTCTGATGCCGCAAATCATCATCGGCGCGCAGATCCTGCACGCAATGGGTATCGCAATGGGCTTCAAGCTCAAAAAGCAAAAGCAGGTCGCGATCACTTACACGGGTGACGGCGGTTCGTCGGAAGGCGACTTCTACGAAGGCCTGAACTACGCGGGCGTCTACAAACTGCCTGTTATCTTCTTCGTGCAAAACAACGGCTACGCGATCACCACTCCGTTCGCGAAGCAAACCGCTGCCCTGTCGATCGCCCACAAAGCGGTTGCAGCCGGCATCAAAGGCGTAAAAATCGACGGCATGGACGTTCTGGCCGTTATCAAATCGGTTCAAGACGCAGCCGAGCGCGGTCGCAACGGTGAAGGCGCGACGCTGATCGAAGCCGTCACTTACCGCTTCAAGCCGCACTCCCTTTCCGACGATACTTCCAAGTACCGGACGAAAGAAGAAGAAGGACAATGGAGCGAAAAAGATCCGTTGACCCGTTTCGCGAAATACCTGGAGAAAAAAGGACTTTGGACAGCCGACGATACGGAACGCGTAAGAGCGGAAGCCAAAGAAACCGTAGCCGAGCAAATCAAGAAGGCGGAGAAAACGGAGAAAATGACCGTTTCCGGCCTGATCGATTCGATGTTCGAACATACCCCTAAACACCTGGAAGAGCAAAAAGCGGACTTCCAGTAA
- a CDS encoding ABC transporter permease codes for MGSNATSGLKLAAGIFLTLALITTVVVIFISSQDAAKEGQTQFSTIQTQLSQTRFNIYENTTLSGSQVMNAVRQYNNDEQFGVYVLTGKGGATYYGSQFNQTTGVITGETKNKALSPALNEADNNFINPSGKFKSSIVRDANNMVRGIVFTQAK; via the coding sequence ATGGGAAGCAACGCAACTTCGGGTTTGAAATTGGCCGCCGGCATTTTTCTGACACTGGCTTTGATTACGACGGTCGTCGTGATCTTCATCTCTTCGCAGGACGCGGCCAAAGAAGGACAAACCCAGTTTTCGACGATCCAGACACAGCTGTCGCAGACCCGCTTCAATATTTACGAGAATACGACGCTGTCCGGCAGCCAGGTCATGAACGCCGTACGGCAGTACAACAACGACGAGCAGTTCGGCGTGTACGTCCTGACCGGCAAAGGCGGCGCCACGTACTACGGCAGCCAGTTCAACCAGACGACGGGCGTCATTACCGGCGAGACCAAGAACAAGGCGCTCAGCCCGGCGTTGAACGAAGCGGACAACAACTTCATCAATCCGTCGGGCAAATTCAAATCTTCGATCGTGCGCGATGCCAACAATATGGTACGCGGCATCGTATTTACGCAGGCGAAATAA
- a CDS encoding thymidylate synthase, whose product MRKYLDLLQDILDHGTEKGDRTGTGTVSVFGRQLRFDLTEGFPLLTTKKLHLKSIVHELLWFLKGDTNVGYLQENGVRIWNEWADENGELGPVYGSQWRAWETPDGRKIDQISQVIHSIKHNPDSRRHIVSAWNVAEIDNMKLPPCHLLFQFYVADGKLSCMLTMRSVDTFLGLPFNIASYALLTHMIAQQCGLEVGEFVWSGGDVHIYSNHIEQVRTQLQRQPGELPQLRIVRKPDSIFDYRYEDFVFENYDPQPGIKAPIAI is encoded by the coding sequence TTGCGTAAATATTTGGATTTGCTGCAGGATATTTTGGATCACGGGACGGAAAAAGGAGACCGGACAGGGACCGGCACGGTGTCGGTATTCGGCCGCCAGCTGCGGTTCGACCTGACGGAAGGTTTTCCGCTGCTGACAACGAAAAAACTGCATCTGAAGTCGATCGTACACGAACTGCTGTGGTTCCTCAAAGGCGATACGAACGTCGGCTATTTGCAGGAAAACGGGGTGCGGATCTGGAACGAATGGGCCGACGAGAACGGCGAGCTGGGACCGGTATACGGTTCGCAGTGGCGCGCCTGGGAGACGCCGGACGGCCGGAAGATCGACCAGATCTCGCAGGTGATCCATTCGATCAAGCACAATCCCGATTCCCGCCGCCATATCGTAAGCGCCTGGAATGTGGCCGAGATCGACAATATGAAGCTTCCTCCGTGCCATCTGCTGTTCCAGTTCTACGTGGCGGACGGCAAGCTCTCCTGCATGCTGACGATGCGTTCCGTCGATACGTTCCTCGGCCTGCCGTTCAACATTGCGAGCTATGCGCTGCTCACCCATATGATCGCGCAGCAGTGCGGCCTTGAAGTCGGCGAGTTCGTCTGGTCGGGCGGCGACGTGCATATTTACTCCAACCATATCGAGCAGGTCCGTACGCAGCTGCAGCGACAACCGGGCGAGCTGCCGCAGCTGCGCATAGTGCGCAAGCCGGATTCCATTTTCGATTACCGCTACGAAGATTTCGTGTTCGAAAATTATGATCCGCAGCCGGGCATCAAAGCGCCGATTGCGATCTAG
- a CDS encoding alpha-ketoacid dehydrogenase subunit beta, protein MAQMNMKEAIRDAMRVELKRDPNVLIFGEDVGNVGGVFRVTEGLQKEFGEERVFDTPLAESAIGGMAVGLGVQGFRPIAEIQFVGFIFEALDQMIVQAARMRYRSGGRYNSPIVFRTPFGGGVKAAELHTDALEGLLVQSPGIKVVVPSNPYDAKGLLISAIRDNDPVFFMEHLNLYHAFRSEVPEGEYTVELGKANIVREGSDVTILTYGMCVHTSVKAAEQLEKEGIHAEVIDLRTLNPLDIDTIVTSVKKTNRAIVVQEAQKSAGIAAEVIAQINEKAILHLEAPVLRVTPPDTVYAFAQIEDAWLPTPERIITNVKKVLEF, encoded by the coding sequence ATGGCACAAATGAACATGAAAGAAGCAATTCGCGACGCAATGCGCGTGGAACTCAAGCGCGACCCGAACGTGCTCATCTTCGGTGAAGACGTGGGTAACGTAGGCGGCGTATTCCGTGTAACGGAAGGGCTGCAAAAAGAATTCGGCGAGGAGCGCGTATTCGATACGCCGCTGGCCGAATCCGCGATCGGCGGCATGGCTGTCGGTCTGGGCGTTCAGGGCTTCCGCCCGATCGCCGAAATCCAATTCGTCGGCTTCATCTTCGAAGCTCTCGACCAAATGATCGTTCAAGCGGCGCGCATGCGTTACCGTTCGGGCGGCCGTTACAACTCGCCGATCGTATTCCGTACGCCTTTCGGCGGCGGCGTAAAAGCGGCAGAACTTCACACCGACGCGCTTGAAGGCCTGCTCGTTCAAAGCCCGGGCATCAAAGTGGTCGTGCCTTCCAACCCTTACGACGCAAAAGGCCTGCTGATCTCCGCGATCCGCGATAACGATCCGGTCTTCTTCATGGAACACTTGAACCTGTACCACGCTTTCCGTTCCGAAGTGCCGGAAGGCGAATACACGGTTGAACTGGGCAAAGCGAACATCGTTCGCGAAGGTTCGGACGTAACGATCCTGACTTACGGCATGTGCGTACACACTTCCGTCAAAGCTGCCGAGCAGCTGGAAAAAGAAGGCATCCACGCCGAAGTCATCGACCTGCGCACCCTGAACCCGCTCGACATCGACACGATCGTGACTTCGGTCAAGAAAACGAACCGTGCCATCGTCGTTCAGGAAGCTCAGAAATCTGCCGGCATCGCGGCTGAAGTCATCGCTCAAATCAACGAAAAAGCCATTCTTCACCTGGAAGCTCCTGTACTGCGCGTGACTCCTCCGGATACGGTTTACGCTTTCGCGCAAATCGAGGATGCATGGCTGCCGACTCCTGAGCGTATCATCACGAACGTGAAGAAAGTTCTTGAATTTTAA
- a CDS encoding alpha/beta hydrolase → MTDSRYLKRTIVKEVIASAFLNEDRALRIYLPPGYNEVLSYPVVYCQDGEEFFNFGRIATYANQLILDEGVEPFIVVGIEVDVKTRTAEYAPFGDRHEAYVNCIMREIIPFVEQKYRVRGDDRILAGDSLGGSMSLHLSLLYPGEFPRIISLSGAYYEESQDIIAREEDLGWLDTYMIVGLQENEYKTDHGTFDFVDLNRRTRDLLLDRGAKVHYMEKEGKHLWGFWQKELPDALLYFLTR, encoded by the coding sequence ATGACCGATTCCCGTTATCTCAAACGTACGATTGTGAAAGAAGTCATTGCCAGCGCCTTTCTGAACGAAGACCGGGCGCTGCGCATCTACCTTCCTCCCGGTTACAATGAAGTACTCAGCTATCCGGTCGTGTACTGCCAGGACGGCGAAGAGTTTTTCAATTTCGGCCGTATCGCGACCTATGCCAATCAGCTCATTCTCGACGAAGGCGTGGAACCGTTCATCGTCGTCGGCATCGAAGTGGACGTCAAGACGCGCACGGCCGAATACGCGCCGTTCGGCGACCGGCACGAAGCCTACGTCAACTGCATCATGCGGGAGATCATTCCGTTCGTCGAGCAGAAATACCGCGTTCGCGGCGACGACCGTATCCTGGCCGGCGATTCGCTCGGCGGTTCGATGTCGCTGCATCTGTCGCTGTTATACCCGGGCGAGTTCCCGCGCATCATCAGCCTCTCGGGCGCCTACTACGAAGAGTCCCAGGACATCATTGCCCGCGAGGAAGATCTGGGATGGTTGGACACGTACATGATCGTCGGCCTGCAGGAAAATGAATACAAAACCGATCACGGCACATTCGATTTCGTCGACCTTAACCGCCGAACGCGCGACCTGCTGCTGGACCGTGGAGCGAAGGTGCATTATATGGAAAAGGAAGGCAAACATCTGTGGGGATTTTGGCAAAAAGAACTGCCGGACGCACTCCTCTATTTCTTAACCCGATAA